DNA sequence from the Cydia fagiglandana chromosome 12, ilCydFagi1.1, whole genome shotgun sequence genome:
TGCCAATATGCTTTACCCTGATGCTGCTGCTTGCTACTATTAAGAGAATagcaaacaatatttaaatcagGGCATTcttaaggtacttaaataaaatacagtCCTAGATGGCAATAGATTAAAATGTTAATGTATAAAACAAAGACGCTTACCACAAGGGTTTTTGAACATTAACCCACCTGTTGCTAACTCTATTGTCCCACTCATGATGCCGGTTGTCAATGTGTCTCTGTGCATGCgtgacagcaatataattatgcgcgtgcaatagagataAAAACAGGCGGGTCAGTGTACGAAAATTGTTATAGTAATCGTCAATTCTTTATCATGGACAATCTCCATCATAACATACTTGTAAGACGTGGGTCGTTCTAAAAAAATGTCTGCGGAATAATTGCCGCGTCCCATACAAAAAGTATGGAAACGGTCGAGGTAATTAGACAGAACCACAGACATATTCTCAAAGAATAATCTACAAACAGCAACATTCCTAACTGCACATTGGTGgactttattacaaaaggcataaggtccaccaatgtacagttaaAAGTGTGCGCGATGGTACAACCATATTAGTACACACCTTTGATCTGGGCTTGGCATTCTCCTTGCCCTCCTTGGGCGGCAGCACGCGCTTGACGACGTAGCGGCGCACATCGTCCTCCTTGCTCAGGTTGAACAGCTTACGGATCTTGGACGCACGCTTGGGTCCGAGACGGCGGGGCACGTTGCCGTCAGTCAGTCCGGGGATTTCCTGCGATTATTAAAGATGTGTTTTAATTATTGATTTTCATTCATTGCTCTACTTTAATTAGCCTTTGTTTTTCATATTCCAAGGAGTTACTATAAACTTGTGAAAATATTCTCCTTTTTAAGTTGGTTATTATCAGTATGAGGGCTGATTTAGTGgatgcgcgaactcgcatgcgattttagttacattgcggattaTTGGTTACATCTTATTAAACcaaccaatcaaaacccgcaatgtaacgaaactcgcatgcgagttctcgcatcgtttAAATGAGCCCTTAAAAGTAAAGCTTTGCTTTCaagttatttatttctaaacacTAGGTACCTTCCTATTTAGGTAATCACACCATGTGAATATCTTGAGTGTATTTCATATGCTCTTTGATATCGCACAGACTTTCTCAGCCAAGTAGAAAGAATACATTATAATCTATGAATGTTGGGTGTTAAAGGAATGCAAATGAGCTTTGTAAGCTCACAAGCCTGTGTTTAACACCAGTCATGTTATACCCTGCCGCATATAATTACACAGATTTGCAGATCTGGGAAACAGTAAGAACAGGGGTATTTATGATTTAACACATCTAAGCACCACATTATTACTGGGAGCTTGAATGAGTGAGGAgaattagttgtcaagcagaccccaggctcccatgagctctGGAAAAATGCCAGGACAACGCAAGGAAGATGAAGAAGAGAGCTTGAATGAAATGAATACAAATGTTCTAATTTCTAATTAAAGTTTCGTGATAtactatgtaaataaaatggTGCTGAAAAATAGATAATAAATAGATTCAATGGCacaaaagttcaaaaactaCTTACTCCTATCCTGAGTTAGGTTTTTATGTATTAATGTTTGTATTGTTTTTAGCATTCTGTAGCTGTAATGTTATTGTAAAAGACCTACCAAAGAAAAATAAAGAAGATAACCTTACCTGGGTGCCCTTGCGGACAATAACCAGGGCCAGCACAGACAGGTTAGCATCAACGATGCATCCGCGGACCGACTTGCGCTTTCTCTCACCGTCACGACGCGGTCTGTAGCAGGAGTGACCCTTGGACATCAGGAGGCGCACACGGCCTGCAATCCAaaactgtttttatttattgtgacatttttaaacaatatacaaTGTTGTTGTAGGTTAGTTATAATAGTTAACTATGGTTAAACAGTAAGTAGCCAAAGACTAGCTTCGGCCTATTTTCAATCTTTCTGCGTGCCGTGCCGTGATGAAGAGGAACTACCTATTATTTATGTTTTGGCAGAGTCACAGACAGTGTAAGTAAAAATGAATTGGTCCAAAAATTATAGATTATGATGAACCGACAAGAGAGCAGCCAATTCAATGGAGTTACGCCATTTTGTcgcataaatagtgtttagttttaagtttattaaatacatatgtatggtagattgtaaggtatttgtaataagggccttgttacccgattattatttttttaataaataataataatgtccaGCACACTTGTAAAAGAACACAAGCATTGGAGCCTGGGTTTCCTGCTCGGCGCTGTTATGTTATTCCCTGCTCTTATTTTTTGCTAGTCTTTAAAGACTAGTAAAAGTAATAAAAGATTCAGGGTTACGAAAAACATAACCTTAAAAACTTGACATCATTAACTAAGTTCATTTAGGCATGTAAACAACAATGATATTAACTCCGGTCAAGATCATACAATATAAAGAAATGGATTGCATACTAACTGTTGGTCAGGACTCCCTGCTTCATGGGGAAACCTTGCTTGTCATTGCCACCGGCGACGCGAAGGACGTAGCCCTTCCATTCGTCTCCCAGCAGGTCAGCCTCCACCTCTGCGCCCATGCGCTTCTCGTAAAAGATACGGAGCTTGTGCTCATCCACAACCTCGAATAACTTCTGGCATCCCGTTGCCGGGTACGAGACGTTCAACTAAAACAATTTTGAGGTTATAAACACTACACAAATACCAATTTAACTTACAGAAACGGGTTACTATTAAGTACAACTTTCAGCAATGGATATTTTAGTTGAACTTAATTCACTTTTTAACgagaaatataaaataaatcaacGCATGATAAAAGTTTCACTCCACAACACGACTAGGAAATATCTGTATTATTCCCAGGAATCGCAACACTTGTTGAATAAAAATTGTAGTTGGTATTTAGTTTGATATATAAACTATTGTGGTTTCACATTATTTTTGCTTTATAACAgtgaaatatattaaataaatgttataaaccTTCATGACTGCGGTTGAGTTCTTCGAACGTCAGCCATGAAAAAGAACCAGAGACAAGTTGATGTGCTAGAGATGATCTCTAAGGGACGATGAATATCGGTTAATTGTAAATACCGGTAATTAATCGAGAAACATCCCATTCCAGGCCTGAGGGGTGGGGGGAAATAACCGAATCggatagtcttatgtacctatctttcagtaaagatcggttttcctaggatagcggtgccgtcatatagcggccgtctccattcTAAATAGTACGGCTAAATATggtgtccttgtcacagtctcacatttttttttaatttcccaccgtaaatttagtatgaatTATTGTTGGTAACTAAAAAGCCCccccagactatgcgcgtgaatcgcgggcgaagccgcgaacgcgagtgtggagtcgatttcgctgtctgcgaaaatcgacgccacactcgcgttcgcggcttcgcgccgcgattcgcgcacgagtgtggaggaggctataggccaagcgcgcaccacgactttttgtcgcgcgataatttagtcgcagaaatgtaacgtatgtgtttatatggcagtgcgcgcatatgcgacaacaaaatcgcagcgattttaaaatgtgaattgtcacatttttccgcgactgctcgcgacgcgattgtcgcaaagtgaattgcagcatacggagttgtatggccccgcgcgcactgcgataataaaatcgcaccccggacctcagtcggcatttcgctctccaagcgtcaacatatcggaacctgcttctcaaatggagttacaagatgagacgctagatgttgaccgtttcattatagaaatagaaggagatcacctttgtggtataaatactcaaagtcatacaacgattgcatattgtttcacgacaagcgactggtacgaaatccatgtcgagaatgaacaaatcgttgACTTTTTCATCGGAGTGCGCGACTGCGCGCAgcgaattttctgcgatatattacagcgcgattctaaaatcgtgtcgcaaaaattaaaatcgtggtgcgcgcttggccatATATTCGACTTATCATAGAATCGCATTGCATATGTTTTGCTCCTCACGGACGCACGCGTATAGGTTCCTACCATCTaaagcctatttttttattccgtagactaaaatgacattttatagtatgaacataaaatgtcatttcataatatgaaatgtcattttagtctaccgaataaaaaaataggctttAGGATTGAAAATATTTCACCATTGTATTTGCGTACTAAACCGGTAATTAAGGGTTAAGATTACACGCAGCCCTATTTTTATGGCAGCTGTCATCATAGGTGACACGACTTTGGTCGGTCCGAGTTGCGTGTTGTAGTTAATAAACTTATCTTCTCAATAATTTTTgtacttaatatatttataaatatagattttatagttattatatttttttgttgtatttgtAGATACTcagataaaacatttttttgtttaataatgtATTCATTCCGGTTTATACAGTCTGAAAGTGCATCATATCAatgtctttttaatttagccTGAGTTTGGACTATATCTTGACAGTTACTTCGCCCGCTATCATTTCCTCGCCCTTCACCTTCACTTATGAAAAGTAAGAGGCAGGATAATGTAAATTAGCTGTGattaaagtattaaaatatttaaaaaatgataaAGTGATGTATTAAATTTACAAGTAAATAAATTGCCTCACACTGTATCAGTCAGTACATTGCCAAAGAAGCTAGTGATTGTTTCGGTTCAAACATTTTTATATCTCATCCGGTTACATTTAGAAGAAGAGAAGTTATCATCATGAGTAATCAAGAAAACTTGGAAATGGCCCACAGGCAACATGTGAAATATTTCATGCGGTTCCTAGATATTTTGCCTTCATCATTGTCTTCACATGATACTACGAGGCAAGTGTTATTGTGACTTCTAATTGATGAGAATGTTGAACTTTTCATTAGTAATCACTTTgattacatattttattgctTTATTAATTATGCAGCCAATAAAAGCTAACAAACATATTATTTATCACATAAAATGGGCCTAAAAACATGTGCTTTCTTgataactttattagtttttatgtACTTGatgataatatattatgtactttttAATGATGTACAAGAAGGAAACTGTCTCAGTTTATGATTTTGTGATTATGATTTTGTGATTTCTGAAATGTTCTTGTAAAGTCAGTGGCAATCCTATCATACACAACGTGAATTTTTCTTGTAGGTGTCCTGttattaaaaacttttttttataagtataagAAGTTAGTTTGAGTATTGTCTGTATTTCTTATAGTATatatggatggtgtttagcaaaaatgtgtcaaccgACATTAATTTTGCAATAAGATGTCGACTCAAAAAACTGACGcttaacctctagcggcccaccatacaaggaaaattggcaatcgaatttgaatcaacggtattagaaaatagagttgaatttgttttgttttaaaatcgaacgaaacgaaataaaagaaactctattccatttcattaagatttaaatttcattggaggtaatttgtactagtattaggacattgaaccccaagaggttaaagttgaaattttattgaaaaattaatatgggttgacacatttttgcttaaCACCAtccatatgtatgtataatattgcTTAGTATCCATATTACATACCTGGCTTAGTTTAGGGCTACTGGTGGAATGTAAAATTTctcctaaatatttatttatataagatGTCAAGTTactatgaaaatattacatttaataatagGCACTTTCATACTTTGCAACATTAAATTTGCTTCAGAGTTAGCTAATGGTCCACATTATAAGAAAATACATAATTCAAGCCTCATCGCCTCTTTGATGTCTTAAAGATTCTGcaaaagtaataaatacaaaacaatGATGTTACTTAGTGGTCATTATGCCATAAAATATTTCAGTGTTAATGTTAAACAAACTCTTTTTGTTATTTCAGGGTAACAATAGCATATTTCTCTGTAGGCGGGCTGGATGTGCTGGGTTCCATCACATCCATATCTGTAGAGCTGAGGTCCCGGATTATAGAATGGCTGTATCATCTTCAAGTGCATCCCAATAAAGAGAGTGAGTGTTCATCTTATACTCGTTTCGCATATAATCAGGGCTGGATTTCCACCTAGCTAGGCCCACAAGGCAACCTAGCAATGGTTTTGAGATGAGAAGGGGTTCCCCCTAAATCTTAAGTGCCTAGGGCCTAAGCTAAGCCTAAGCCTACATCTAGGCCTGCACACAATGACAGTAAAAACTAAGGCAGTGGGACAAAATAAAAATCCTGTCTAATAAATCAATGTGATAAATAGTCCAAGTTTTATGAGAGCATTAAAAGTCatggtatttaaaaaataacctAAGTTTGGCACTTCTAACTGTTCACAGCAAAGGGCAATttttaaaaaatctagttttctTTAACTACTTGGCTGATGCATTGCAATCGAGAAAAAACATATGCATTAAAAAAGGGTTGGTTAGgccatttaataacattcaagTGTCAATATTatactttcgtgagacatattttaaactatTTAGACAACAATGGTTTCActtacttgaatttttagttgcTATTTCGGGCccttcgggggtccttcctcaggctcaaGTGTtgaattcaagtgagtgaaaccattGTCATCTAAACATTCAAGTGTATAAGGAAGTACCAATGTCTTCTCATAATTCAAGGAAAAACATTACTAAATAATACTAACAAAGTATTTTAGGAAATTTTTGTTGTAGTAGTAGTGTAGAATGAATCACAAAATTTTAGAAAGATGCACAGTTTACTCAtacttatacatacctatagattacataggtaaatatttggtatttttttttttgctaagtaactaacatataaataaaaaaaggtctattataacacaataaattaaacaaaattgtaaactacattactatctaaaattaaaaactaaactaatctaaattaaaataaatctaaaaaaggcccccgtggcattgtgccaaagatgctggcagcattccctcgctgaatcgcaatactgatgagctgcgagagaaagctgccagctctctggTCACTTTGGTAATTTGTTTCTTATATTCTCTCTATTGAATTATGTTGTGTGAGGCCTGGGTTTGTCCCTTAATAGAGTAAATTCTTATATACTCCACGGGTTTCATAGGTTGACCAGTTGTACTAGACATCTAAAGACAGGCCCATACCCTTGTTTGCAAccatcatcaatatcatcatatTTCGAAAAGCGACTACTGAGTACCTCTTGTTTGTTTGgtgtaatatataataaacataatatgtatgttgATATGTTGATAAATGTATTTACACAGCCTTGCATAGTACGTGAGCCGGTATTGTGTGCTGTTGAGTAAACATTGTAGTTTCTTATCATTTTAACGGCTTTTATATGGCGGTTAAAAGATTATAAGTAGCTCCACTTGATTTGCTTTACTTTTATGGCTGTAAAATACATGACTTTGGTCATACACAGTTAACGTAAATGTActttaaacatatttaaaaccACAACCGCAATAAGATAATTAAATTACCAAACACGAGTTTGAAGGTTGAATATGTCTTAGGATGGTATTCTACCTATGtatccaatttcttggtccaactggtcattgcgtctcactctctcattaagcaaaatgtgagagacgaaatacacattggaccaagaaattggacaggtggaataccactctTAGTTCTCTTAAGGTGAAGTTGTGTACTAAATGCGAGTTTACATAAACCCTTATTTTCAATGAATCGCATGACTGATATTGGAGTGTGGTAATAAAATCTAAGAGCTACTCTTCGAGACACTtgtaccattcactaacccagggttaactgatttaacctggagttaccatgttaTACCAGTAAAATTTGGCACTGTTTTAACAGTTTAACCActcaaccccgggttagtggaatggtgcaagaggCCCTTAATAAACTTGGTTCCTAATTGTATTTCAGCTGGAGACATGTCAATGTGTGGCTTCCAGGGGTCGTCAACCATAAATATAGAACTACATCCCGAAAACGCGCACTACCTCTGCGGGCATCTCGCCATGACTTACACTGCACTATGTACCCTGGTCACACTTGGGGACGACCTTAGCCGAGTCAACCGGAGGGCGTTAGTAGAAGGTAAGTCGGGGAGACATAGCTACTTGCATTAACAATCTAGACTTGAAAACGCGCTCTACCGCTGCGGGCACCTCGCCATGACTTATACTGCGCTATGTACCCTGGTCACACTTGGGGACGACCTTAGCAGAGTcagagataaaataaaaatataaaatataaatcagaTATGAACTTTGCAAGAGCACTGTATTATTCCACGCTCGTTGTTCTACAAAACGTTTAATATATCCTTTCAGGTGTAAAGGCGCTTCAGACAGAAGAAGGCAACTTCGCAGCGACACTGTCTGGCTGTGAGTCCGACATGCGGTTCGTGTACTGCGCGGCCTGCATCAGCTACATACTCGACGACTGGTCCGGCTTCGACAAGGAGAAGGCGGCCGACTACATCATCAAGTCTATAGTGAGTCAGTTTGTAGTGTTAGCCTATAGTAGGCAATTTCGCATCATCAAGTCGATAGTATGTCATTTTACTTACATAAACATTTAAGAAATACATATTAGCCCCTTACCGCATACGAAGCCAATATATGGCGGATATGTTATTaaactctattgacagctattaaagttcaggtttcaacaaatattttttattatatgcagTAAGGGGTTAAGGGTCATCTAatcatcttacacagatcaacctactCAACCTAGCCCCAAGCATAGCTcttactatgggtgctaggcgacgatatacctacaaatttatgtatataaatacATGCTTATATAACACATTTCTATGTACATAGAAAACGCCCTGTCTCAGGAACAAATTTCTGTTCTCATCACATATATAAATGCCCtatgggattcgaacccaggaccatcggcttcacaggcagggtcactaccctctaggtcagaccggtcgtcaaattttGGCATTGCTAATGCCatgcaaagttagcttggtccgactccgTCACCATCACCATAGGGGGGGCTGGCCATATCTCACGAAGAACCGACAACCGCTGGGGTAGTGTAGGACGCCCTCCGaccaggtgggatgacgatctgTGAAAGAttgcaggcagatgctggatgcggcaagctgaagacagggcgctttggcgctctttaggggagggctatgtccagcagtggactaatatagcctgatgatgtcggactaagctaactttgcatggCATTAGCAATGCCAAAATTTGACAACCGGTCTGACCTagagggtagtgaccctgcctatgaagccgatggtcctgggttcgaatcccataCGGCATTTATGTATGTGATGAGAATAGAAATTTGTTCCTGAGACTGAGGCGTTTTctatgtacatagaaatatgtatgttatataagcatgtatttaaatatacaattagaTAACCGGCAAAAATGTATGTCCGTATTTCTAGACTTAAAAAAAGCTTTCGATACCGTCTCTGTTCCCATCCTTGTACATAAACTAGAAAAAATTGGAATAAGAGGAACTCCGCTTCTTTTACTTAAGGACTACCTATCTGAtagaaaacaaaaagtaaaacTAGAAAACTGCACAGGGGGACTTAAGGAAATCTCTTACGGCGTACCGCAGGGAAGCGTTCTTGGTCCAACCTTATTTCTAGTTTACATAAACGATCTCTGCGGTATGCAAATCACGAATGCTAAAATCTTCTCATATGCCGACGACACCGCTGTTGTTTTTACAGGGGCGACATGGAATGAAGTTAGAGTACATGCTGATCAAGGATTACGGCAAATTCAGAAATGGTTgcataataatatacttacgcTTAACACAGCAAAAACAAATTACGTTTGCTTTAGTATCTCGGACAACACGCAACCTAGCAGTGATTTTACTATTAAAATACACAATTGCGATGATACATTGACCCCAGGAACATGCAGCTGTCCGATCATCCAAAAAGTTGCACAAGCTAAATATTTGGGAGTTTTCATGGACCAGCGGCTCTCTTGGTATCCACACCTTGAATATGTCTCCTCACGAATAAGAAAATTTATCTGGATTTTCAAAACTTTGAGGTATGTGGTGCCAAGGGGAATGGATGGATCTAGTGACTCTGCCAAAGATCTACTAAAAGAAATATATATTGCTCTGGTACAGTCTGTCATAATTTACTGTATAACTATCTGGGGAGGCGCGGCCAAAACGCGTTTCTTGCAACTAGAACGTGCGCAGCGCAGCCTACTAAAGGTCATGTATTTTAAGAGAATAAGATTTCCCACTGAAAGACTATATAGTATGACAAATCTTCTTTCCATAAGAAGGTTGTTTATTCTTCATATAGTTCTGAAGAAACATAAATTATTACCATATGTTGACACTTGCACACATAGAAGACGATTGCATAAAGTTGCGACTGTAcctcaaaataaaactaaatttgcAAAACGACAATTTGTAGCACTTTCTGCTCACTTATACAACTTTTTTAACAATGAACTCAACATACACAGTAAACACTATTATGAATGTAAAAAGATTATACCGGCTTGGCTTATAACACAAacacacgaggaaaccgaagaATTACTCACTCGAGTAACCTATCGAACATAAAACACGTACAGCCTTCCTTATGCATACActcaaacacacacacacacacacacacacacacacgcgcgcacacacatacatacacacacacacacgcacacatacacacacacacacacacacatacacacgcacacacacatacgagggtttttatatttatatttttacattttatgttTTACCTACGTTTGTATATTGATCTGTTTTTTTACaactttttatttataccttttTGCATGTTTTGTACCTATATAGCTTTTCAGCATCTTTATTGTAACTTTAAGTTAATCaagttaatatacctacttactcatATATGTAGCACAATACTGTTAAAATTCTCCAGATAAGGAAGAGCGGTACCTCCTGGCACAGGCTTTAAAGCTTAAAAGGAGGTTCCAATCACTAGCTTTAAGATGATTattgtgaaagtaaataaacattttttttaattttaattttttttttaatacatggGCAAATTTGTgggtatatcgtcgcctagcacccataccggacttttagacgcacggccggtttccatccttacttggtagatattccaccaattcgcacgaagcgctttgcttctactttccttatgcgcactgccaaggaatggaattccttgccggcgtctatatttccgtgttcttataacccggcaaccttcaaatcaagagtgaacaggcaccttctgggcgagctcgctccatcgtaggccacgtctacgcctcggctagtctgtggccatgagtaagcccattcataataataaaaaaaaaaaatagtaagagcttggggctaggttgagtaggttgatctgtgtaagatgatTAGATGACCCCTAATATGTATTTCTTAAATGTTTATGTAAGTAAAATGACATACTATCCattagatgatgatgatgatgatgatgactccaTCACATTTTATTTCGCAGGGCTACGACTACGGCATCGCCCAGTGTCCCGAGCTGGAGTCCCACGGCGGCACCACGTACTGCGCGCTCGCCACCCTGCAGCTCACGGACCAGCTGCACAAGCTCTCCGACCGCCAGATCGAGGGCCTCCAGCGCTGGCTCGTGCTCCGCCAGATAGACGGCTTCCAAGGCCGCCCCAACAAACCTGTCGACACCTGCTACAGTTTCTGGGTAGGCGCGTCACTTAAAATGctcaaaacattaaaatacaccAACTACGGTAGCAATAGGAGCTACGTGTATGAAACGCAGGACGTCATCGTCGGGGGCTTCTCGAAATGGCCGGACACTTGCACGGATCCTATGCATACTTATTTAGGTTTGGCCGGGCTTAGTTTGATAGGCGAGAAGGGGCTTTTGAAGATAGTGCCGACACTAAATATCACTAAGCGGGCGTTTGAACATTTGCAGAGTTTACACGACCAATGGGCCAAGGAGTCATAGTGATGGCATAGTTTCTTAGGCGTAGGATACATGGGGTCGCGTGGAAAATTCGAGCGTTTTGCCTACTGGCATGAAAACAGTTGTCGATTGTAGACTTTATTTCAACCAGATAAGGTCTACAAATGTTTAGTTAGACCGGCATATAAAAGTTTTGGTTGGGAAGACCGTTATAGAGAGAAAGCGCTCTTTTGTATTATACGCTCAGACACAGAAAGGAAAAGCTTCCGTGCTCTACCGATCTTCTGTAAGTGTAGTATGTATACAAGTGCAATAGTTTGTAGCGACGAATGAGCTTGTAGACGATCTTACctgatatatgtgacgttccacggcaaaaggtaccttatgggggCTGGCGCTTATGTCGCATAGCTCCGcagtaatattggagcggcgttaataatagcgtaagcgccaaccgccataaggtacctttacccgtgggacgtcacatatggtcTTCTCCACCTTTACCTTAATTGCGTCATTGTTACTAGATACACtcagcgtcatatagtaggtagcatccaaagtactaCTACCAATACCATCTACTGCTACCAATACTAGTAGTattactttggatgctacctactatacgaagCTGACTGTACTATCATCAAGGTCCAAATCGGTTAATAGAGTCAGACctagctaagttggcagcgattttgatagcacagactgtgcaagtgttaagtAAACGTCATTATTTTATAGaagttaaaataacacttgcacagtctaagctatcaaaatcgctgccttAACTTGATCTAACTGTATATAGGGCAACGCTGCGAAACGCGATTTCGTGTATACTGCATTTAATTCTGTTATCTTGTTAAAATCAGATTAGAAAGATATTGTAAGATGTTTCATCATTTTAATAAGTTCGCGATTTATGCGAAGCTGGCACAAATCTGAATTAAGATATGGGTCTGTATTTAGATGAAAATTTGTT
Encoded proteins:
- the LOC134669702 gene encoding geranylgeranyl transferase type-1 subunit beta; this translates as MSNQENLEMAHRQHVKYFMRFLDILPSSLSSHDTTRVTIAYFSVGGLDVLGSITSISVELRSRIIEWLYHLQVHPNKETGDMSMCGFQGSSTINIELHPENAHYLCGHLAMTYTALCTLVTLGDDLSRVNRRALVEGVKALQTEEGNFAATLSGCESDMRFVYCAACISYILDDWSGFDKEKAADYIIKSIGYDYGIAQCPELESHGGTTYCALATLQLTDQLHKLSDRQIEGLQRWLVLRQIDGFQGRPNKPVDTCYSFWVGASLKMLKTLKYTNYGSNRSYVYETQDVIVGGFSKWPDTCTDPMHTYLGLAGLSLIGEKGLLKIVPTLNITKRAFEHLQSLHDQWAKES
- the LOC134669678 gene encoding small ribosomal subunit protein eS6; translation: MKLNVSYPATGCQKLFEVVDEHKLRIFYEKRMGAEVEADLLGDEWKGYVLRVAGGNDKQGFPMKQGVLTNSRVRLLMSKGHSCYRPRRDGERKRKSVRGCIVDANLSVLALVIVRKGTQEIPGLTDGNVPRRLGPKRASKIRKLFNLSKEDDVRRYVVKRVLPPKEGKENAKPRSKAPKIQRLVTPVVLQRRRHRLALKKKRLVKRKAAEADYAKLLAQRKKESKVRRQEELRRRRSASIRDSKSSDKSAPQK